AATCAGAAATAACTGCATGAGGCACTTGCAAGAAGCAGGGATCATCTGCCCACAGGTTTTCCTGGTGACGAGAAGGGACTTTCACAAGTACGATTCTCCCCAACTGCAGAAGACTTTTGCGAATGACCTCAACACTCACAAGAGACACGTTCTCATCTgtgccctgcccagcacctctgaaaaaatcTTGGAAGAGAAACAGAAGACCCTGCAGGAACAAATCTGGAAACAAGCCCTGTGGTCGTGCCTTATCGCTGCTGTTCCTCTCCCATTTCTCTCGGTTGAGTGTGATGTCAACATCTTGGTGGCAAACATGAGGCAGTATTGCAAGTCCTTTGGCCTGGATGATGATTCACTCAAATCACTCGCTAAGCAGGTTAGGAAGTCTGTTGATGAGCTGAAGTCTGAGATAAAGACCCCTCTGGTCAAAGATATAACAAGAGAAGAGGCTTTGAAGCGGCTCAGAGAGGCTACAGGGGAACGTATGATGACAGTTAAATATTTTATCAGTGTGGTACCACTGATTGGTTCGGGGATAGCAGCAAAGAGATCTTACAATATCACCTATGAAATGCTACATACGTTTTTGGATGAAGTTACAGAAGATGCTCAACGAGTCCTGAAAAAAGCTTTGGAGGGAGCAGAGAATAACCAATAACAGTGTCCCAAGGCAGAGCTTTCCCCCAAATTCCCAGGATAAACTGCCACAACCCGAGTCTCTTTTCTGTAATTTTATTGTCCCAAACTTAAACAAACCAAGAGCCAAAACCATTTCTTGGATCACCCTTGCATTGCCGACTTTCATGGCCTCCACTTCTAGGGGTCTCTGGCAGTCCTGCTGCTCCTGATTCCTGCCTCTCTCTCAGCCAGTCCCTCCTCAGTGGTTCTCTCTAGGGTCTGTCCACACTGCGCACTAAGCCTTgactctgactcaggtttgagacTCAACCTCTGTTCCTTCCACActcaaatcagtctgacttgggaGCGGGTCATAGGACCCTGctggggggtgggtcagagcccaagtcctaCTGTGACTCAGGTCCAACCCCTGTCattctgcagtgtggacacacatCAAGCTGTAGACCCAATCAGAAGCTCGGCgtagtgcagtgtggacacactaGCACAGCCCCGAGACCTGGATCCAGCACTTGTAAactcaggtttacaatgcagtgtggacactcaagtgCAGGCTTGGAAACAGTGAGTCCACAAGCTCGGGTCCCATAGACCCAgggttacaatgcagtgtagacatatcctcttGGACCTGTATTACCCCAGTGCAGCCCCATCCCTTAATtatcccagctgggagctcctgttctagcacagggagggaaggggagtttgGACCCACTTCAGTCACAGGGGCCAGACATCCTGTGACAATGAACAAAAGAGCAACATGTCTGACACCAACCCCATGGCAAGTGGGGACTGGATCTGAGTAGAGAGGAGGTGGTGTTTCCTTCCTTCTCACATGTAATGTGACAgatgagagagagactgactaaggtgtggggaggggagggaacagcTAGGTTTTTTTCTGTTAAATGAAGATGATTTTTAATAAGGCTGGAAACAGACAAAGCTGAGGTCGAATTCCCAGCGTCTGCTATTATTTCTGATCATCCCACAGGAAAAGGGGACACTGTCCGATGAAATACTATATTAAACACACACTCCTCACCTGTGTCACTAATAGCACCGGGCAAAGGTGTGAATTCTCAGCACCATTAAGGCCTAGCCTACATTGGACTGTTAGATCAACCTACCCACGTTGCACAGGGCTGTATAAAAATGTCACTAACCCGTGCTGTAGATGCGGctaaatcaatggaagaattcttttatCAACCTAGCTCCTGTCTCTTGGAAATGAGGatttgacatcaatggaaaacCCCTTTCATTAATGTAGGAAGCATCTGTCCTGTGGCACTGCGGCTACAGTACTGGACGTACGGGTCTGTCTGCACTATGGAGACAGTATATAATCGTAGCTACATCGCTGTAGATATGTCAGCATGGAAACAACCTTAGAATTCCAGCGAGGCTGTGGAAACGCTGAACTTATATTTTAACCTCTTGGGGAAGATGTGGCTGGGAAGCAAAACACACAAGTTTTAGCAAAGGAAATTCTTAACCACAGACAGCAACCAGCAATCTGCTTTCCGATTGTGAAACTCCGCCCGACACCAACTGTGTCATAGGGGTGGGCCAACCATTAAGAGTCATTATAAAGTCAGTAGATCCTGCTTGTCATTTTGACAGCTCTCTGTTCCAGTGCTCTATGGGGTGTTACGCTCCCCTCCCAGCAGCGGAGATGTCTTGGTATTGCCTCACAACAGGCTGTGCATAAACTAGATTAAACTGGATTGAGCTGAGGCCTCAAAATGGCGAACAGAATCCAACATGGAAGCCTGCAAACAAAATGGATGGTGTATAGCTGACACAGACATGCAAAATGGATGATGTAtaccagacacagacacacaaaattGATGGTC
Above is a window of Chrysemys picta bellii isolate R12L10 chromosome 20, ASM1138683v2, whole genome shotgun sequence DNA encoding:
- the LOC101947108 gene encoding interferon-inducible GTPase 5-like isoform X1, giving the protein MTEDSKTHWADLFSKWGSKLPGLSVEESEEFQTAVKAGNLSKAISVVKKSDELLRNTKLNIAITGNTGSGKSSFINAIRSLNDDDKSAAETGVVETTQKQTSYPHPIYPNVIVWDLPGIGSPKYPAETYVKDMNLDQYDFFIIIAAGRFTEADTKLAKEIKRMGKKFYFVRSKVDIDLTNEQGKRDFTEEKTLQAIRNNCMRHLQEAGIICPQVFLVTRRDFHKYDSPQLQKTFANDLNTHKRHVLICALPSTSEKILEEKQKTLQEQIWKQALWSCLIAAVPLPFLSVECDVNILVANMRQYCKSFGLDDDSLKSLAKQVRKSVDELKSEIKTPLVKDITREEALKRLREATGERMMTVKYFISVVPLIGSGIAAKRSYNITYEMLHTFLDEVTEDAQRVLKKALEGAENNQ